The Ornithinimicrobium faecis genome includes a window with the following:
- a CDS encoding SIS domain-containing protein, translating into MAPHIDDALLDDPDELLRKDSRQTLRALATAGAQVRESVTLAQEAGIDRFAQLDRPRSVLVAALGGSALVADVLELLAEPGSPVPVQARRNLPLPGWVGPLDLVVAVSLSGRAPGPLAIAAEAARRGASLLTVGADDSPLADVCRRARGVHIGVGRARTSSRTSLWSLLTPVLLGADAIGIVDTPAEGMTEVAERLDEAAETYRPTSESFVNPAKLLALQLAETVPMVLGDGPLSGVAAARAASMLARTARVPAPWGELPDAASQIVACFDGPYTAIGGRRPGTYDAGRIRLGDIDTSGWEPHHFAEPEGDLAEIPRGQSGQDIFADPFLDGPSMPQLGLLTLRDAPVEPPTSESAQSQALTDAVLETARDAGVRVMDVIAQPGRPLTRLAELVSTADFTATYLALGLGLDPSVSPHVADLNDRTR; encoded by the coding sequence ATGGCACCACACATCGACGACGCCCTGCTCGACGACCCGGACGAGCTGCTCCGCAAGGACAGTCGGCAGACCCTGCGCGCCCTGGCGACCGCCGGTGCCCAGGTGCGTGAGTCCGTGACGCTCGCGCAGGAAGCCGGCATTGACCGGTTTGCCCAGCTCGATCGCCCCCGGTCCGTGCTGGTCGCGGCGCTGGGCGGTTCGGCCCTGGTGGCCGACGTGCTCGAGCTGCTCGCCGAGCCCGGCTCGCCCGTGCCGGTCCAGGCCCGACGAAACCTGCCACTGCCCGGGTGGGTGGGGCCGCTCGACCTGGTGGTGGCGGTCTCCCTGTCCGGGCGTGCGCCCGGCCCCCTGGCGATTGCCGCCGAGGCGGCCCGGCGGGGCGCCTCCCTGTTGACCGTCGGCGCCGACGACTCGCCACTGGCCGACGTATGCCGACGCGCCAGGGGGGTGCACATCGGCGTGGGCCGTGCTCGCACCAGTTCGCGGACGTCGTTGTGGAGCCTGCTCACCCCGGTCCTGCTCGGGGCTGACGCGATCGGCATCGTCGACACCCCCGCCGAGGGGATGACCGAGGTGGCCGAGCGTCTCGACGAGGCCGCCGAGACCTATCGGCCCACCTCGGAGTCCTTCGTCAACCCGGCCAAGCTGCTGGCCCTGCAACTGGCCGAGACCGTGCCCATGGTGCTCGGGGACGGTCCGCTCAGCGGTGTGGCGGCCGCCCGTGCCGCCTCCATGCTGGCGCGCACGGCCCGGGTGCCGGCTCCCTGGGGCGAGCTGCCGGACGCTGCCAGCCAGATTGTGGCCTGCTTCGACGGTCCCTACACCGCGATCGGTGGACGCCGCCCGGGCACCTATGACGCCGGGCGCATCCGGCTCGGTGACATCGACACCAGCGGCTGGGAGCCCCATCACTTCGCCGAGCCGGAGGGAGATCTCGCCGAGATCCCGCGGGGTCAGTCGGGTCAGGACATCTTTGCCGACCCGTTCCTGGACGGCCCGTCCATGCCTCAGCTGGGGCTGCTCACCCTGCGCGACGCCCCGGTGGAGCCGCCGACCAGCGAGTCCGCTCAGTCCCAGGCCCTGACCGACGCGGTGCTCGAAACGGCCCGAGACGCTGGCGTGCGGGTGATGGACGTGATCGCGCAGCCGGGCCGCCCGCTCACCCGACTGGCCGAGTTGGTGTCCACCGCAGACTTCACGGCGACCTATCTGGCGCTGGGGCTGGGGCTTGACCCGTCGGTGTCACCCCACGTTGCGGATCTCAACGACCGCACCCGCTGA
- a CDS encoding FtsX-like permease family protein, whose protein sequence is MRTASQLTFLLLRRGTDTSRASPLLPVAAFAVVTALALTVLGGARFFFTIEGDLGVFYQSLAALAVTLLLIPLLTLCGSAARLSARRRDQHLSTLRLLGAPTRTLTSMTVLESMLLAAGGTVLGVLGHLALAPLLGLLVFHGERLGAGNILLGPVGTALCGLALLALAAVSSLLGLRGVVVSPLGVRTRQAAPSMSLARVAGIMLALGAGFLASRAMKIDQGVVATVISMMVTFGLTMAVLNLVGPWLLGVVARLQLRRAGGRHVAERLIAARTVLDSPKAAWRQVSGVALTSFIAVFAGVGLAVTNTMSGAGGSSREDKLLLADLGTGIALTLGISFVTVAASVAVNQAADILDRRELFASLDRMGMPLAGMDRARRRAVMFPLQVVSLGSALAAALLIFPLSGLALLTDPLSLVSTAALLAAGIALVWLTLLATSPMLSRVARGS, encoded by the coding sequence ATGAGGACCGCGAGCCAACTGACCTTCCTGCTGCTGCGGCGGGGCACCGACACCAGCCGTGCCTCCCCGCTGCTCCCCGTGGCGGCGTTTGCCGTCGTGACGGCCCTCGCCCTCACCGTCCTGGGCGGAGCCCGCTTCTTCTTCACCATCGAGGGCGACCTGGGCGTGTTCTACCAGTCGCTCGCCGCGCTGGCCGTCACGCTCCTGCTGATCCCGCTGCTCACGCTCTGCGGGTCCGCGGCCCGCCTGTCCGCGCGCCGCCGCGACCAGCACCTGTCCACGCTGCGCCTGCTCGGCGCGCCCACCCGCACCCTGACGTCGATGACGGTCCTGGAGTCCATGCTCCTGGCCGCGGGCGGAACCGTGCTCGGCGTGCTGGGACACCTGGCCCTGGCACCCCTGCTCGGGCTGCTGGTGTTTCACGGTGAGCGGCTCGGAGCCGGCAACATCCTGCTCGGCCCGGTCGGCACCGCCCTGTGCGGTCTCGCTCTGCTGGCCCTGGCTGCCGTGAGCTCGCTCCTCGGACTGCGCGGCGTGGTGGTCTCCCCCCTCGGTGTGCGGACCCGTCAGGCAGCCCCCAGCATGAGCCTGGCCCGCGTCGCCGGCATCATGCTCGCGCTCGGAGCGGGCTTCCTCGCCAGCCGGGCGATGAAGATCGACCAGGGGGTGGTGGCCACAGTGATCAGCATGATGGTCACCTTCGGGCTCACCATGGCCGTGCTCAACCTGGTCGGCCCGTGGCTGCTCGGTGTCGTCGCGCGGCTGCAGCTGCGCCGGGCGGGTGGGCGCCACGTCGCGGAACGCTTGATCGCTGCCCGAACCGTCCTGGACTCGCCCAAGGCCGCCTGGCGGCAGGTCAGCGGGGTGGCCCTGACCTCCTTCATCGCGGTCTTCGCCGGGGTCGGTCTGGCGGTCACCAACACCATGTCCGGAGCCGGTGGATCGAGCCGCGAGGACAAGCTCCTGCTGGCCGACCTGGGCACCGGCATCGCCCTGACCCTGGGGATCTCGTTTGTCACGGTCGCCGCCTCCGTGGCCGTCAACCAGGCCGCCGACATCCTCGACCGCCGCGAGCTGTTCGCCAGCCTGGACCGGATGGGCATGCCCCTGGCCGGGATGGACCGGGCCCGACGTCGCGCCGTCATGTTCCCCCTCCAGGTGGTCTCCCTGGGCTCCGCGCTGGCCGCTGCCCTGCTGATCTTCCCGCTCTCCGGTCTGGCACTGCTCACCGACCCACTGTCCCTGGTCAGCACCGCCGCCCTCCTTGCCGCGGGGATCGCCCTGGTCTGGCTGACCCTGCTGGCGACCTCACCGATGCTGTCCCGGGTGGCCCGCGGGAGCTGA
- the ahcY gene encoding adenosylhomocysteinase, with translation MTFDYKVKDLSLATAGRHQIRLAEHEMPGLMALRERFASSQPLAGARIAGSLHMTVQTAVLIETLVALGATVRWASCNIFSTQDEAAAAVVVGVDGTPEDLQGVPVFAWKGETLPEYWWCTTQILDWPGDEGPNMILDDGGDATLLVLNGRKWEQAGAVPTASEEDSEEYTVILDTVRETLESAPTRWTTIADGIRGVTEETTTGVHRLYQLHETGDLHFPAINVNDSVTKSKFDNKYGTRHSLIDGINRATDTLIGGKVAVVLGYGDVGKGCAEALAGQGARVIVTEIDPICALQAAMEGFQVAQLEDVVGIADFFVTTTGCCDVIRPEHLLAMKDKAIVGNIGHFDNEIDLTGLARVPGVQKTEIKAQVHEWTLPAQQADGETPARDERSIIVLSEGRLLNLGNATGHPSFVMSNSFANQTLAQIELFTRPDDYPVGVHVLPKRLDEEVARLHLGALGADLTELSKKQAEYLGLDVSGPFKPEHYRY, from the coding sequence ATGACGTTCGACTACAAGGTCAAGGACCTGTCCCTCGCGACAGCGGGGCGACACCAGATCCGTCTGGCCGAGCACGAGATGCCCGGGCTGATGGCCCTGCGCGAGCGCTTTGCCTCCAGCCAGCCGTTGGCCGGGGCGCGGATCGCGGGTTCGCTGCACATGACGGTCCAGACCGCCGTGCTGATCGAGACGCTGGTCGCTCTGGGTGCCACGGTCCGCTGGGCCTCCTGCAACATCTTCTCCACCCAGGACGAGGCTGCTGCCGCCGTCGTGGTCGGCGTCGACGGCACACCGGAGGACCTGCAGGGTGTCCCGGTCTTCGCCTGGAAGGGCGAGACGCTGCCGGAATACTGGTGGTGCACCACGCAGATCCTGGACTGGCCCGGCGATGAGGGCCCGAACATGATCCTGGACGACGGCGGGGACGCCACGCTGCTCGTGCTCAACGGCCGCAAGTGGGAGCAGGCCGGCGCCGTCCCGACCGCGTCCGAGGAGGACAGCGAGGAATACACCGTCATCCTCGACACCGTGCGCGAGACCCTGGAGTCGGCGCCGACGCGGTGGACCACGATCGCCGACGGCATCCGCGGCGTCACCGAGGAGACCACCACCGGTGTCCACCGGCTCTATCAGTTGCACGAGACCGGTGACCTGCACTTCCCGGCGATCAACGTCAATGACTCGGTCACCAAGTCCAAGTTCGACAACAAGTACGGCACCCGCCACTCCCTGATCGACGGCATCAACCGGGCCACCGACACGCTCATCGGGGGCAAGGTCGCCGTGGTGCTCGGCTATGGCGATGTGGGCAAGGGCTGTGCCGAGGCGCTGGCCGGGCAGGGCGCCCGGGTCATCGTCACCGAGATCGACCCGATCTGCGCGCTGCAGGCCGCCATGGAGGGCTTCCAGGTCGCCCAGCTCGAGGACGTCGTCGGGATCGCGGACTTCTTTGTCACCACGACCGGCTGCTGCGACGTCATCCGCCCCGAGCACCTGCTCGCCATGAAGGACAAGGCGATCGTGGGCAACATTGGCCACTTCGACAACGAGATCGACCTGACCGGGCTGGCCCGGGTGCCGGGCGTGCAGAAGACCGAGATCAAGGCGCAGGTCCACGAGTGGACGCTCCCGGCGCAGCAGGCCGACGGTGAGACCCCGGCCCGCGACGAGCGCTCGATCATCGTGCTCTCGGAGGGCCGACTGCTCAACCTGGGCAACGCCACGGGCCACCCGAGCTTCGTGATGTCCAACTCCTTCGCCAACCAGACCCTCGCCCAGATCGAGCTGTTCACCCGCCCGGATGACTATCCCGTCGGTGTCCACGTGCTGCCCAAGCGTCTCGACGAAGAGGTCGCCCGGCTGCACCTGGGGGCGCTGGGAGCGGATCTGACCGAACTGTCCAAGAAGCAGGCCGAGTATCTCGGTCTGGACGTCTCCGGCCCGTTCAAGCCGGAGCACTACCGCTACTGA
- a CDS encoding amidohydrolase family protein, which translates to MPTDTTPDQQGPATDAEVADWVAGLGLPGLADIHVHFLPERVLAKVWDYFDTHGWSEAGDWPIHYRLPEEERLAVVRSLGLAAIPALTYAHKPGMAAWLNAWCADFAERVPEAVLSGTFFPEPEAADYVPEALERGVRLFKAHVTVGNFDPTDPLLDPVWSAVQDAGTPVVLHAGSGPHPGQHTGSEPVAALLRRFPRLVLVIAHLGMPEHDEFADLAEQHAGVHLDTTMAGTDYVQARSPLPTGYLSRLRDLQDKIVLGADFPNIPYPYAHQLQALARWDLGDDWLRDVLWHNGARLMGLDQSGRGTP; encoded by the coding sequence GTGCCGACCGACACCACACCCGACCAGCAGGGGCCCGCGACCGATGCGGAGGTGGCCGACTGGGTCGCTGGGCTCGGCCTGCCCGGCCTCGCCGACATCCACGTGCACTTCCTCCCCGAGCGGGTCCTGGCCAAGGTGTGGGACTACTTCGACACCCACGGCTGGTCCGAGGCCGGCGATTGGCCGATCCACTATCGGCTGCCCGAGGAGGAGCGTCTGGCTGTCGTCAGGTCACTGGGGCTGGCTGCCATCCCGGCCCTGACCTATGCGCACAAGCCCGGCATGGCCGCATGGCTCAACGCCTGGTGCGCCGACTTCGCGGAGCGGGTGCCGGAGGCCGTGCTCTCGGGCACCTTCTTTCCCGAGCCCGAGGCCGCTGACTACGTCCCCGAGGCGCTGGAGCGGGGCGTGCGGCTCTTCAAGGCGCATGTCACGGTCGGCAACTTCGACCCCACCGACCCGCTGCTTGACCCCGTGTGGTCCGCGGTGCAGGACGCGGGCACCCCGGTCGTCCTGCACGCCGGCTCTGGCCCCCACCCCGGACAGCACACTGGCTCCGAGCCGGTGGCCGCGCTGCTGCGCCGGTTCCCACGGCTGGTCCTGGTCATCGCCCATCTCGGGATGCCCGAGCACGACGAGTTCGCCGACCTGGCAGAGCAGCACGCCGGGGTGCACCTGGACACCACGATGGCCGGGACGGACTATGTCCAGGCCAGGTCTCCCCTGCCCACCGGCTATCTGTCCCGGCTGCGAGACCTGCAGGACAAGATCGTGCTCGGTGCGGATTTCCCGAACATCCCCTATCCCTATGCCCACCAGCTGCAGGCGCTGGCACGCTGGGACCTGGGGGACGACTGGCTCCGTGATGTGCTGTGGCACAACGGTGCCCGGCTGATGGGGCTGGACCAGAGCGGGCGAGGGACACCATGA
- a CDS encoding ABC transporter ATP-binding protein produces the protein MNTPVLTGQSVAKTYGPTVALAGVSLELAAAESVAVMGASGSGKTTLLHCLAGIITPDAGAITLHTPHGAQRIDGLDAEGRATLRRKHYGFVFQQGLLLPELTAVENVALPLLLDGTDRRAAEAEATHWLHVLGLAGMEERRPGQLSGGQQQRVAVARAQVGAPAVVFADEPTGALDSRTSAQVMQALLQTTTGAGRSLVVVTHDEQVAAACHRVLHLSDGRIVREHRNATATRVAS, from the coding sequence ATGAACACACCAGTCCTCACAGGCCAGTCCGTGGCCAAGACCTACGGACCCACCGTCGCCCTCGCCGGGGTGTCCCTGGAACTCGCGGCGGCCGAGTCGGTCGCCGTCATGGGAGCCTCGGGCTCGGGCAAGACCACCCTCCTGCACTGCCTCGCCGGGATCATCACCCCCGACGCCGGTGCCATCACGCTGCACACCCCGCACGGTGCCCAACGCATCGACGGCCTGGACGCCGAAGGGCGAGCAACGTTGCGCCGCAAGCACTATGGGTTCGTCTTCCAGCAGGGCCTGCTCCTGCCCGAGTTGACCGCCGTGGAGAACGTCGCCCTCCCCCTGCTGTTGGACGGCACCGACCGCCGCGCCGCCGAGGCCGAGGCGACCCACTGGCTGCACGTGCTCGGTCTGGCCGGCATGGAGGAGCGTCGCCCGGGCCAGCTCTCCGGTGGGCAGCAGCAGCGCGTCGCCGTGGCCCGCGCGCAGGTCGGGGCACCCGCGGTGGTCTTCGCCGACGAGCCGACCGGTGCCCTGGACTCACGCACCTCCGCGCAGGTGATGCAGGCGCTCCTGCAGACCACCACCGGCGCTGGGCGCAGCCTGGTCGTGGTCACCCACGACGAGCAGGTCGCCGCCGCCTGTCACCGGGTGCTGCACCTCAGCGACGGCCGGATCGTCCGGGAGCACCGCAACGCCACGGCGACGCGGGTGGCCTCATGA
- the kynA gene encoding tryptophan 2,3-dioxygenase gives MERDFTRNLSYGEYLDLDRVLSAQHPRSVPTRHDEMLFIIQHQTSELWLKLMMHELRSARDLIRADEPKPALKRLARVKHIQTVLTEQWTVLATLTPSEYAEFRSFLATGSGFQSWQYRSVEFLLGNKNAEMLRVFEHDQAVHDELATLLHEPSLYDEVLAWLGRQGYAVPAELLDRDWSKPHQESEGLVELLVQVYAAPQEHWGVYELCEELVDVEDNFQFWRFRHLKTVERIIGSKRGTGGSSGVPFLRRALDLTFFPELYAVRSRIQDVEPEGYHHD, from the coding sequence ATCGAGCGGGACTTCACCCGCAACCTGTCCTATGGCGAGTATCTCGACCTCGACCGTGTCCTGTCCGCCCAGCACCCCCGGTCGGTGCCCACCCGGCACGACGAGATGCTGTTCATCATCCAGCACCAGACCAGTGAGCTGTGGCTGAAACTGATGATGCACGAGCTGCGCTCGGCCCGGGACCTGATCCGTGCTGACGAGCCGAAGCCAGCGCTCAAGCGCCTGGCGCGGGTCAAGCACATCCAGACGGTCCTGACCGAGCAGTGGACGGTCCTGGCCACCCTGACGCCGAGCGAGTATGCGGAGTTTCGCTCGTTCCTGGCGACCGGCTCGGGCTTCCAGTCCTGGCAGTACCGGTCGGTGGAGTTCCTGCTCGGCAACAAGAACGCCGAGATGCTGCGCGTCTTCGAGCACGATCAGGCGGTGCATGACGAGCTGGCCACCCTGCTGCACGAACCCAGCCTGTATGACGAGGTGCTGGCCTGGTTGGGCCGGCAGGGGTATGCGGTGCCCGCCGAACTGCTCGACCGGGACTGGTCGAAGCCGCACCAGGAGAGCGAGGGGCTGGTGGAGCTGCTGGTGCAGGTCTATGCCGCCCCGCAGGAGCACTGGGGGGTCTACGAGTTGTGCGAGGAGCTGGTCGACGTCGAGGACAACTTCCAGTTCTGGCGCTTCCGGCACCTCAAGACCGTCGAGCGGATCATCGGCTCCAAGCGGGGGACCGGCGGCTCCTCGGGCGTGCCCTTCCTGCGGCGGGCGCTGGACCTGACCTTCTTCCCCGAGCTGTATGCCGTCAGGTCCCGGATCCAGGACGTCGAGCCGGAGGGCTATCACCATGACTGA
- a CDS encoding kynureninase, with the protein MTDQPTTDVAATGTDWVAVAAELDAADPLAAFVDRFEPAEGVTAYFDGNSLGRPVRGTAQELARFVEQGWGTRLIRSWDEAWMRWPEETGDLVATAALGAAPGQTVVADSTTVLLYKMLRALADAQVRADPARTQIVLDTDNFPTDRYVAEGVAAERGMELVWIEADPASGVTEEQVAEVVSERTAVVLISHVAYRSGYLADAAAITQRVHAAGALVLWDLCHSAGSVPVHLDAWDVDAAVGCTYKYLNGGPGSPAFAYLAQRHHTTVRQPIQGWMGRRDPFLMGPGYEPAPGIRSLVSGTPPVVAMVPLRLSVALLAEAGIDAVRTKSLALTDLAWDIVASWPAELGVTIASPRAHEQRGGHLTIRRHDFAEVNARLWEQGVIPDFRAPDGLRLGLAPLSTSFAEVVSGLQAVRDLIS; encoded by the coding sequence ATGACTGACCAGCCCACGACGGACGTTGCGGCGACCGGGACCGACTGGGTCGCGGTGGCTGCCGAGCTGGACGCGGCCGACCCGCTCGCCGCCTTCGTCGACCGATTCGAGCCGGCCGAGGGCGTCACGGCCTATTTCGACGGCAACTCCCTGGGCCGCCCCGTGCGTGGCACCGCCCAGGAGCTGGCCCGCTTCGTCGAGCAGGGCTGGGGCACACGCCTGATCCGCAGCTGGGACGAGGCGTGGATGCGGTGGCCCGAGGAGACCGGTGACCTGGTGGCCACCGCGGCCCTGGGCGCGGCGCCAGGACAGACCGTGGTGGCCGACTCGACCACCGTCCTGCTCTACAAGATGCTGCGCGCGCTCGCCGACGCGCAGGTGCGCGCCGACCCCGCCCGGACCCAGATCGTGCTCGACACCGACAACTTCCCGACCGATCGTTATGTGGCAGAGGGCGTGGCGGCCGAGCGGGGGATGGAGCTGGTCTGGATCGAGGCCGACCCGGCATCCGGGGTCACTGAGGAGCAGGTTGCGGAGGTCGTGAGTGAGCGCACCGCCGTGGTGCTGATCAGCCATGTGGCCTATCGCTCGGGCTATCTCGCGGACGCGGCCGCCATCACCCAACGGGTGCACGCGGCCGGCGCCCTCGTGCTGTGGGACCTGTGTCACTCGGCGGGCTCGGTGCCGGTCCACCTGGACGCCTGGGACGTCGACGCTGCTGTCGGCTGCACCTACAAATATCTCAACGGCGGGCCCGGCTCTCCGGCGTTCGCCTATCTCGCGCAGCGACACCACACGACGGTGCGGCAGCCGATCCAGGGGTGGATGGGGCGCCGCGACCCGTTCCTGATGGGGCCGGGCTATGAGCCTGCCCCCGGGATCCGCTCGCTGGTCAGCGGCACGCCGCCCGTGGTCGCGATGGTGCCGCTGCGGCTGTCCGTGGCCCTGCTCGCCGAGGCCGGGATCGACGCGGTGCGCACCAAGTCCCTCGCCCTGACCGACCTGGCCTGGGACATCGTCGCGTCCTGGCCGGCCGAGCTGGGCGTGACGATCGCCTCGCCGCGAGCGCACGAGCAGCGCGGGGGCCACCTCACGATCCGGCGGCACGACTTTGCCGAGGTCAACGCCCGGTTGTGGGAGCAGGGGGTGATCCCGGACTTCCGTGCACCGGATGGGTTGCGGCTCGGCCTGGCGCCGCTCTCGACCAGTTTCGCCGAGGTCGTGTCCGGACTGCAGGCGGTGCGCGACCTGATCTCCTGA
- the mtr gene encoding mycothione reductase, translating to MADYDLIIIGTGSGNSLVTEDFADKKVAVIERGTFGGTCLNVGCIPTKMFVYAADVATTIRESARYGVDATLDGVRWRDIRDRIFGRIDPIADGGRDYRVTGPNTTAYLGHATFVGAREVEIEITTPGGEHAVGERHRITGDQVVIATGSRATAPPVIEAAGVPYETSDTVMRLDDLPRSMAIIGGGVIGAEFAHVFSALGVQVTQLQRSERLLHRLDSEVSELFTQEVARHWDLRVNTEVTGASSTESGVRLELSDGDPLDVDVLLVATGRRPNSDGMGLDVAGVELRPDGRVVVDEHGRTSTDGVWALGDISAPHQLKHLANHEARVVAHNLVHPEDLQSFVHTNVPMAVFSHPQIAMIGLTEQEARDAGHDVSVKVQHYGDTAYGWAMEDTTSVAKVIADRGTGLILGAHLMGPQASSLIQPIVQAMAFGQDAHTVARGQFWIHPALAEVVENALLGV from the coding sequence GTGGCTGACTACGACCTGATCATCATCGGCACCGGCTCGGGCAACTCGCTGGTCACCGAGGACTTCGCGGACAAGAAGGTCGCCGTGATCGAGCGCGGCACCTTCGGGGGCACCTGCCTCAACGTCGGGTGCATCCCGACCAAGATGTTCGTCTACGCCGCAGACGTCGCCACCACGATCCGGGAGTCCGCCCGCTATGGGGTGGACGCGACCCTGGACGGGGTGCGCTGGCGCGACATCCGCGACCGGATCTTCGGACGGATCGACCCGATCGCCGACGGTGGCCGGGACTATCGCGTCACCGGACCCAACACCACCGCCTATCTCGGTCACGCCACCTTCGTCGGTGCTCGGGAGGTCGAGATCGAGATCACCACGCCCGGCGGAGAGCACGCCGTGGGGGAGCGGCACCGGATCACCGGCGACCAGGTCGTGATCGCGACCGGCAGCAGGGCCACCGCCCCACCGGTGATCGAGGCGGCGGGAGTGCCCTACGAGACCTCCGACACGGTCATGCGACTCGACGACCTTCCGCGATCGATGGCGATCATCGGTGGCGGCGTGATCGGCGCGGAGTTCGCCCACGTCTTCTCGGCGCTCGGGGTGCAGGTCACCCAGCTGCAGCGCAGCGAGCGGCTCCTGCACCGGCTGGACTCCGAGGTCAGCGAACTGTTCACCCAGGAGGTCGCACGACACTGGGATCTGCGGGTCAACACCGAGGTCACCGGTGCCTCCTCGACCGAGTCCGGCGTGCGGCTGGAGCTCAGCGACGGCGACCCGCTTGATGTTGACGTGCTGCTCGTCGCGACGGGCCGCCGGCCCAACAGCGACGGCATGGGCCTGGACGTGGCTGGTGTGGAACTGCGCCCCGACGGCCGAGTGGTGGTCGACGAGCACGGCCGCACGAGCACCGACGGCGTCTGGGCACTCGGCGACATCAGCGCACCCCACCAGCTCAAGCACCTGGCCAACCACGAGGCCCGGGTCGTCGCCCACAACCTGGTGCACCCCGAGGACCTGCAGTCGTTCGTGCACACCAACGTGCCCATGGCCGTCTTCAGCCACCCGCAGATCGCCATGATCGGGCTCACCGAGCAGGAGGCGCGGGACGCGGGCCACGACGTCAGCGTGAAGGTCCAGCACTATGGCGACACGGCCTACGGCTGGGCGATGGAGGACACCACCAGCGTCGCCAAGGTGATCGCGGACCGCGGCACGGGTCTGATCCTCGGTGCCCACCTGATGGGGCCGCAGGCATCGTCGCTGATCCAACCCATCGTCCAGGCGATGGCGTTCGGCCAGGACGCCCACACCGTGGCCCGGGGCCAGTTCTGGATCCACCCCGCGCTGGCCGAGGTGGTGGAGAACGCCCTGCTGGGTGTCTGA
- a CDS encoding Trm112 family protein, with protein sequence MTDAIEPWVREILRCPVGRHELVDATNDAGQPVLECAQDCGGAGQRRQFPITEGIPVLLESDATTITR encoded by the coding sequence ATGACTGATGCAATCGAGCCCTGGGTGCGGGAGATCCTGCGCTGTCCAGTCGGCCGCCACGAGCTGGTCGACGCCACCAACGACGCGGGTCAGCCGGTGCTCGAGTGCGCCCAGGACTGCGGCGGAGCCGGCCAGCGCCGGCAGTTCCCGATCACCGAGGGGATCCCCGTCCTCCTCGAGAGCGACGCCACCACCATCACGCGCTGA